Proteins encoded in a region of the Stieleria neptunia genome:
- a CDS encoding sulfatase family protein: MTRPIQRSITSGGFFAFVLQACVGLGAGHLIAAPPNLVLIIADDMNWDDCGAYGHPAIRTPNIDRLATEGLRFKHAYLTTNSCSPSRSSILTGKYPHNTGAEQLHWPLPEGSRTFSAELRKLGYYTAAAGKWHLGDAVRDHFDRIYEASTAGFVLPSGQDGQPPKMIAKQPSGCEDWEQAIEDRPLDRPFFLWLAALDPHREYTDGALDPPHRADDVIVPAHLPDTADVREDLRLYYDEIGRLDTYVGKVVAKLKQQGVADNTLILFISDNGRPFPRDKTTLYDGGIRTPWIVRWPQAVKPGVTTDALVSAVDIAPTFLELAGSPSSLATEGQSFVRVLHDPTQPHRAFAFAEDHWHDYEDHARSVMTPQYKLIRNDYVDLPPTPSADAGRGLSWQNMLRLQQAGKLVPHQQTCFRAPRDKWELYDLQRDPGELHNRINDPAYQSARDRLTAALQDWSNETGDYLPTRRTPDEFDRVTGEPDHSVRVRPRPSKVEMFGTNGKY, translated from the coding sequence ATGACACGACCGATCCAACGATCCATTACCTCCGGGGGCTTTTTTGCCTTTGTTCTGCAAGCTTGCGTCGGGCTCGGGGCCGGCCATCTGATCGCGGCCCCTCCCAATCTTGTCTTGATCATCGCCGATGACATGAACTGGGATGACTGCGGCGCCTACGGTCACCCGGCGATTCGCACGCCGAACATCGACCGTCTGGCAACCGAAGGGCTGCGGTTCAAGCACGCTTATCTGACCACCAACTCATGCAGCCCTTCGCGGTCGAGCATTTTGACCGGCAAGTATCCGCACAACACGGGGGCCGAACAGTTGCACTGGCCCTTGCCCGAGGGCAGTCGGACCTTTTCTGCCGAACTGCGAAAGCTCGGCTACTACACCGCCGCGGCCGGAAAGTGGCACCTCGGCGATGCGGTGCGAGACCATTTCGACCGGATTTACGAAGCGTCGACGGCGGGTTTTGTGTTGCCATCGGGGCAGGACGGCCAACCGCCAAAAATGATCGCCAAGCAACCCAGCGGATGCGAGGACTGGGAACAAGCGATCGAGGATCGGCCTCTCGATCGACCGTTCTTCCTTTGGCTGGCCGCTCTCGATCCACATCGTGAATACACCGACGGAGCCCTCGACCCGCCGCATCGCGCCGACGACGTGATCGTGCCGGCCCATCTGCCCGACACCGCGGACGTCCGCGAAGACTTGCGACTGTACTATGACGAAATCGGTCGGCTGGACACCTACGTCGGCAAAGTGGTCGCAAAGCTGAAACAACAGGGCGTCGCGGACAACACCTTGATCTTGTTCATCAGCGACAACGGACGCCCGTTTCCACGCGACAAGACGACGCTGTACGACGGCGGCATTCGCACGCCTTGGATCGTTCGCTGGCCGCAAGCCGTCAAGCCCGGCGTGACGACCGACGCGCTGGTCAGCGCCGTGGACATCGCGCCGACGTTCTTGGAGCTTGCCGGTTCCCCGTCATCACTTGCGACCGAAGGGCAAAGCTTTGTCCGTGTGCTTCACGATCCGACGCAGCCGCATCGCGCGTTCGCCTTCGCCGAAGACCACTGGCACGATTACGAAGATCACGCCCGCAGCGTGATGACACCGCAGTACAAGTTGATTCGCAACGACTATGTCGATCTGCCGCCGACGCCCTCGGCCGATGCCGGGCGGGGACTGAGTTGGCAAAACATGCTGCGACTGCAACAGGCTGGCAAACTGGTGCCGCATCAGCAAACGTGCTTTCGGGCACCACGCGACAAGTGGGAACTGTATGACCTGCAGCGTGATCCCGGCGAGTTGCATAATCGTATCAACGACCCCGCCTACCAAAGTGCCCGTGATCGTTTGACAGCCGCCTTGCAGGACTGGAGCAACGAGACCGGCGACTATTTGCCGACGCGACGAACGCCGGATGAATTCGATCGCGTGACG
- a CDS encoding GxxExxY protein → MRGKLIGYFNCIFRSQIFHCLRRTVMPITCPIDFHPLSTEEFATLDYTVMAHAFSSQRDLGSLADEIIYQSDFFERLDGSGFNVAREVPVLVRFESFSKTYKLDLVVNDMAVYELKTVAELTKEHLGQLLNYLLLLDIERGKLVNFRPNSVDSKFVNSPLSGSSRRCFSTTKERYHGPQSLVDLIEALLSDWGTGLELPLYQQAIVHLLGGREQESVKLPMNRRGRELGNQRFHLVTADSAFRLTAFSKFPRGYSSQLSRLLRASPLDALHWINIDYHEVTMTTIQR, encoded by the coding sequence ATGCGTGGCAAACTCATCGGCTATTTTAATTGCATTTTCCGCTCCCAGATCTTCCACTGCCTCCGGAGGACGGTCATGCCGATCACCTGTCCAATCGACTTTCACCCACTGAGTACAGAGGAGTTCGCCACACTGGACTACACGGTCATGGCGCACGCCTTCTCCTCTCAACGGGACCTTGGGAGCCTTGCAGACGAAATTATTTACCAATCAGACTTTTTCGAAAGGCTGGATGGCTCAGGATTCAACGTTGCTCGGGAAGTACCAGTGTTGGTGCGGTTCGAATCTTTCAGCAAAACATACAAGCTGGATCTGGTCGTCAACGACATGGCGGTCTACGAACTGAAGACGGTTGCTGAATTGACGAAAGAACATTTGGGGCAACTGTTGAACTATCTGTTGCTCCTGGACATTGAACGCGGAAAACTGGTTAATTTTCGTCCAAATTCGGTGGATAGCAAGTTCGTCAATTCACCATTGTCCGGTTCAAGTCGCCGATGCTTTTCAACTACGAAAGAGCGGTATCACGGACCGCAAAGCTTGGTTGATTTAATTGAAGCATTGCTCAGTGATTGGGGGACAGGGCTTGAGTTACCGCTCTATCAACAAGCGATCGTCCACTTGCTGGGAGGGAGAGAGCAAGAGAGTGTCAAGCTTCCGATGAATCGCCGGGGTAGGGAGCTGGGGAATCAGCGGTTCCATCTTGTTACGGCTGACTCAGCGTTTCGTCTAACCGCATTCAGTAAATTTCCCAGAGGTTACTCCTCTCAACTTTCACGACTGCTTCGAGCAAGCCCATTGGATGCCCTTCACTGGATCAACATTGATTACCACGAAGTGACAATGACAACAATCCAAAGATGA
- a CDS encoding outer membrane protein assembly factor BamB family protein: MTVRTGLLLAGIFLAGFNLLRAEDLESEDLRAAKHWHQAAGPNGNWQTDGDAPLRWSVTREENIRWRTAMPEAGMSNVTVWADRVFVTTHVPIQTLDQKNAVTDIIGFCLDANTGEKLWQVTLPGSVFISLAGGFTDGTVFAPITDGRHVWFFNRCGSMACYDFEGNEIWMREWTPRFKHNNRQAEPFLAGDAILYVEVADKEAGAKIQKWAAPGKKSKGIAVPEGVDEKDVWTYLHGIDKRTGEVLWREPVGTSVHNTPTVGWTADGKWAVAHARGGPHGPLEKPFGQSLTSLEPGEAGKTLWSTELEGYDPSFACHWNGRYVFGFQKGNHLVMDASSGKLLRTQPLYDSATLWKFEPNAGDWSKQTDVAVKAGKGHPNTNQANLAAGKWHWFLSHNVHYLGRVNVETGAVEYLELPAQLMPSSESREEDVWLWGKGNPDNRPTNASGFAVGDKGHRGTGWGHISAASPTLVGRYLFLPVVTGTVYVIDTQVEQLTPDALVAVNDLGPGGATWTLASLTYAKERLYAHTMKEIVCIEADD, encoded by the coding sequence ATGACCGTCAGAACCGGATTGCTGCTCGCCGGAATTTTCCTCGCAGGATTCAACCTGTTAAGGGCCGAGGATCTCGAGTCCGAGGATCTCAGGGCCGCGAAACATTGGCATCAGGCGGCCGGGCCGAACGGCAACTGGCAGACCGACGGGGACGCGCCGCTGCGTTGGAGCGTGACGCGGGAGGAGAACATTCGCTGGCGGACTGCGATGCCCGAAGCCGGGATGAGCAACGTCACGGTTTGGGCAGACCGTGTGTTTGTGACGACCCATGTGCCGATTCAAACGCTGGATCAGAAGAACGCGGTCACCGACATCATCGGTTTCTGCCTGGACGCAAACACGGGCGAGAAGCTGTGGCAGGTGACGTTGCCGGGCAGCGTCTTCATCTCGCTGGCCGGTGGATTCACCGACGGAACCGTGTTCGCCCCGATCACCGATGGCCGCCACGTCTGGTTTTTCAATCGCTGCGGATCGATGGCGTGCTACGATTTCGAGGGCAACGAGATCTGGATGCGGGAGTGGACGCCGCGTTTCAAGCACAACAATCGCCAGGCAGAACCGTTTCTGGCGGGAGACGCGATCTTGTACGTCGAGGTGGCGGACAAGGAGGCCGGAGCGAAAATCCAAAAGTGGGCCGCACCGGGCAAAAAATCCAAAGGAATCGCTGTGCCCGAAGGCGTCGACGAGAAAGACGTCTGGACTTACCTGCACGGCATCGACAAACGAACCGGCGAAGTGCTTTGGCGCGAACCCGTCGGGACTTCGGTGCACAACACGCCGACGGTTGGATGGACCGCCGACGGAAAATGGGCCGTTGCCCATGCCCGCGGTGGACCACACGGTCCGTTGGAAAAACCCTTCGGACAAAGTCTCACCAGTCTGGAGCCCGGAGAAGCGGGCAAGACACTTTGGAGCACCGAGCTCGAGGGCTATGATCCGTCGTTCGCTTGCCACTGGAACGGTCGCTATGTCTTTGGCTTTCAAAAGGGCAACCATCTGGTGATGGATGCCTCCTCCGGCAAACTGCTCCGCACGCAACCCTTGTACGACAGTGCGACGCTTTGGAAGTTCGAACCGAACGCCGGGGACTGGTCGAAACAAACCGATGTGGCCGTCAAAGCTGGCAAAGGGCATCCCAACACCAATCAGGCGAATCTTGCCGCCGGCAAGTGGCATTGGTTTCTCTCCCACAACGTTCACTACCTGGGACGAGTCAACGTCGAAACCGGCGCCGTGGAGTACCTGGAACTGCCGGCACAATTGATGCCCAGTTCAGAGTCGCGTGAAGAGGATGTGTGGTTGTGGGGAAAAGGGAACCCCGACAATCGGCCCACCAATGCGTCGGGTTTTGCCGTCGGAGACAAGGGACACCGTGGAACGGGCTGGGGGCACATTTCAGCGGCCAGTCCGACGTTGGTCGGACGCTATCTGTTTCTGCCCGTGGTGACCGGAACGGTCTACGTGATCGACACGCAAGTCGAACAACTCACGCCGGACGCCCTCGTCGCCGTCAACGATCTCGGCCCCGGCGGAGCGACCTGGACACTGGCATCGTTGACCTACGCCAAGGAGCGTCTGTACGCACACACGATGAAAGAGATCGTCTGCATCGAAGCAGATGATTGA
- a CDS encoding class I SAM-dependent methyltransferase, which yields MDWKIDRQAARGRCADRYDSQAAEEYDHYIGLGTLSVEMQSDLLTDLQSVYTFPENADVLDVGAGTGALSSALVNLPVGSITALEPSHAMLDRLKAKPELKRVSPIVGCCDHANDRAVFAASSFDVIASRKVVSSLFDPLAAFRNWHHWLRVGGHVVIIDGLFGRDSYIGDWAKEVDVLPLSASQSLATVPYLLETVGFAIESVDLTERWNQTARTPHYMVVASKTATR from the coding sequence ATGGATTGGAAAATCGATCGACAGGCCGCACGGGGCCGCTGTGCAGACCGGTACGACAGCCAGGCTGCCGAGGAATATGATCACTACATCGGGTTGGGAACGTTGTCCGTGGAGATGCAGTCCGATTTATTGACGGATTTGCAAAGCGTTTACACGTTTCCCGAAAACGCCGATGTCTTGGACGTGGGTGCCGGCACGGGCGCGCTCAGCAGTGCGCTGGTGAACTTGCCCGTGGGATCGATCACCGCGCTGGAACCGTCGCACGCGATGTTGGACCGACTGAAAGCCAAACCGGAACTCAAACGTGTCAGCCCCATCGTTGGCTGCTGCGACCATGCCAACGACCGAGCCGTGTTCGCCGCCTCCAGTTTTGATGTCATCGCGTCCAGAAAAGTGGTCAGCAGCTTGTTTGATCCGCTGGCCGCATTTCGCAACTGGCACCATTGGTTACGCGTGGGCGGTCACGTGGTGATCATCGACGGCCTGTTCGGACGCGACTCTTACATCGGCGACTGGGCCAAAGAAGTCGACGTGTTGCCGTTGTCGGCCAGCCAGTCGCTGGCGACGGTCCCGTATTTACTGGAAACGGTTGGATTTGCGATTGAATCCGTCGACCTGACTGAGCGGTGGAACCAGACCGCTCGGACGCCGCACTACATGGTCGTTGCGTCGAAAACGGCAACGCGGTAG
- the thrC gene encoding threonine synthase — protein sequence MSSAVESKSDLENQTVYFRCIAGCSAKHSIFDVIYTCPSCGSLLEVYHEREPLRKRNPYQWQQLFDSRASTSDWPYGSGVWGMREWVIPALADENVVSMFEGNSNLFWAERLGRQLGVPDLWIKLCGNSHTGSFKDLGMTVLVSVVKQMMAQGSPVKAVACASTGDTSAALAAYAAYAGIPAVIFLPAGKVSTAQLIQPVANGAHVLALDTDFDGCMKIVQEVTQDNSIYLANSMNSLRIEGQKTVGIEIVRQFDWEVPDWIVIPVGNLGNISALHKGFRLMLDLGLINRMPRLVAAQAAKANPFYESYKNGFKEKVRVTAQDTLANAIRIGDPVSYAKAERAIVETDGIVEQATEDELAAAAAHADLTGMFTCPHTGVALAVLNKLIKRGVIKSDDKTVVISTAHGLKFTDFKVAYHESRLDEVTSQYANPAVHLPADADAVKAEIEKRLAH from the coding sequence ATGTCGTCCGCTGTCGAGTCCAAGTCGGATTTAGAGAACCAGACCGTTTATTTTCGTTGCATCGCGGGTTGCTCCGCCAAGCACTCGATCTTCGACGTCATCTACACCTGCCCGTCCTGCGGCAGTCTGCTGGAGGTCTATCACGAGCGCGAGCCACTCCGCAAACGCAACCCCTACCAGTGGCAGCAGCTGTTCGACTCCCGCGCCAGCACTTCGGATTGGCCCTACGGCAGCGGCGTGTGGGGCATGCGTGAGTGGGTGATTCCCGCGTTGGCTGACGAAAACGTCGTCAGCATGTTCGAAGGAAACTCCAATTTGTTCTGGGCCGAGCGATTGGGGCGGCAACTGGGCGTTCCGGATCTGTGGATCAAATTGTGCGGCAACAGCCACACCGGGAGTTTTAAAGACCTGGGCATGACGGTCTTGGTCAGCGTCGTCAAACAGATGATGGCGCAAGGCAGCCCCGTCAAAGCGGTCGCCTGTGCCAGCACCGGTGACACCAGCGCCGCGCTGGCCGCCTACGCGGCCTATGCCGGAATCCCCGCGGTCATCTTCTTGCCCGCCGGCAAGGTCAGCACCGCACAGTTGATTCAGCCGGTCGCCAACGGCGCCCACGTGCTGGCACTGGACACCGACTTTGACGGCTGCATGAAAATCGTCCAGGAAGTGACGCAGGATAATTCGATCTATCTGGCCAATTCGATGAACAGTCTGCGGATCGAAGGTCAAAAGACCGTCGGCATCGAAATCGTTCGTCAGTTCGATTGGGAAGTGCCCGATTGGATCGTGATCCCGGTGGGCAATCTGGGAAACATCAGCGCGCTCCACAAAGGGTTTCGACTGATGCTGGACTTGGGGTTGATCAACCGCATGCCCCGGCTGGTCGCCGCCCAAGCGGCCAAGGCCAATCCGTTTTACGAATCGTACAAAAACGGATTCAAAGAGAAGGTTCGCGTGACCGCCCAGGACACACTGGCCAACGCCATCCGAATCGGTGACCCGGTCAGTTACGCCAAGGCGGAACGGGCGATCGTGGAAACCGACGGCATCGTGGAACAAGCGACCGAAGACGAGTTGGCCGCGGCGGCCGCCCACGCGGACTTGACCGGCATGTTCACCTGTCCCCACACCGGCGTCGCGCTGGCCGTGCTCAACAAGCTGATCAAGCGGGGCGTGATCAAGTCGGACGACAAGACGGTCGTGATCAGCACCGCCCACGGTCTGAAATTCACCGATTTCAAGGTCGCCTATCACGAATCAAGGCTGGACGAAGTGACCAGCCAGTACGCCAACCCCGCGGTGCACTTGCCCGCCGACGCCGACGCGGTGAAAGCCGAAATCGAAAAGCGACTCGCTCATTAA
- a CDS encoding response regulator: MTKRRITEAKPATASTTQRAVGVMIVDDHELLRDGLRQLISRQPYWKVCGEADSEHQARIRFRELQPDLVIVDLTLRESSGLDLIKWIVDQRPQTRVIVSTMHDERDYGERAMKAGASGYVNKHLPATTILEAIDRVLRGGLFFSEEMTSRLMHSAVSGADPRSDPGDPGRSIVGALSNRELQVFTLIGHGYTTHEIAKKLHISPNTVGTHRERLKGKLDLNSSADLNRQATLWVVQNG, encoded by the coding sequence ATGACGAAACGGCGAATCACAGAGGCCAAGCCTGCCACCGCATCGACGACTCAACGCGCCGTCGGCGTCATGATTGTTGACGATCACGAACTGCTGCGCGACGGGCTGCGGCAATTGATCAGTCGTCAGCCGTATTGGAAGGTTTGTGGCGAAGCCGACAGCGAACACCAAGCCCGCATCCGATTTCGCGAACTGCAACCCGATCTGGTCATCGTCGATCTGACACTGCGAGAAAGCAGCGGACTGGATCTGATCAAGTGGATTGTCGACCAGCGGCCCCAGACCCGAGTGATCGTGTCCACGATGCACGACGAGCGGGACTACGGCGAGCGGGCGATGAAGGCCGGTGCGTCGGGGTATGTGAACAAGCATTTGCCCGCCACCACGATTCTGGAGGCCATCGATCGAGTCCTCCGCGGCGGGCTGTTCTTTAGCGAGGAAATGACCAGCCGGCTGATGCACAGTGCGGTGTCCGGGGCCGATCCCCGCTCCGATCCGGGCGACCCCGGCCGCTCGATCGTGGGCGCCCTGTCCAATCGTGAATTGCAGGTTTTTACGCTGATCGGGCATGGATACACCACCCACGAGATCGCCAAAAAGCTGCACATCAGCCCGAACACGGTCGGAACGCATCGCGAACGACTCAAAGGCAAGTTGGACTTGAACTCCAGTGCCGATCTGAACCGCCAAGCCACGCTGTGGGTCGTGCAAAACGGCTGA
- a CDS encoding chemotaxis protein CheB, translated as MAKQTNATPADMEGETRSGGRKEQPIRTGPAGNRGVAVVGIGASAGGLDAFRRFFSAAPGDLGVAFVLIQHLDPTHESLTAELLGKHTEMSVVQVVEEMVIEPNHVYVIPPNKYLTISGKTLHLSEPVQRRGVRVPIDFFFRSLADDQQSRAIGIILSGTGSDGTLGAGEIKAAGGIVMVQSPDTAQYDGMPRSAMLAGVVDCVLPVDEMPDMLLRYVGHSYVNDQTTQTRLERSVTKASSDLTTIVGLLRARVKYDFSYYKKGTLTRRIQRRMGLRHVEAMDEYIERLRQDDAEVTALYKDLLISVTNFFRDPPAWLALEKHVIGPLVAGLAPDPHRHDETHRNTIRVWTPGCASGEEPFSLAMLLTERMQAASKDGELNLFASDIDHDAVAFARAGVYPETIAADVTPERLQRFFTKGEHTYRINKEIRETVVFAEQNVISDPPFSKLDLISCRNLLIYLEPDIQKKILSMFHFALRDGGYLFLGNAETITQQSDLFVPVSREWRIYQRSNSVEREYSVPARASRSPPPEIALPARGVQRRAPRLPAAAQQLVLQRFAPACALVDRSLKVVYLHGPVDDYLQLPSGEQTYDLIAMSRQGLRTKLRVAVQQAIQTNKPVALENVQVRRGQQFCPVRVSIEPLRQPDELSDLLLLAFEEADAEQRVRLVYVEPSEAIPPDEPDTVAEYQAVIRQLERDLTETREDLQTSIEEFETSNEEFKAANEEVTSINEELQSTNEELETSQEELQSLNEEMQTVNNQLESKVGELESVNNDLNNLLSSIDHATLFLDRQFRVKRFTPATANLLRVIETDIGRPFSDFAKNFSDEDLLDDAANVLKHLAPMDKEIRDERGHWYVRRIVPYRTEEDRIDGVVITFIDITERNQARESLQLLNASLEQQVIERTKLLQLVHDITAFANQTQTVDEALSYAIDRICQYDGWQAGQAFRMAGDGSGAILPTEIWHQAEGMDVSQIRRVTCRPSYAHSSDNLIDDVVAGAALRWVADIQTSTEYPRHDLRDLGVQAIIAFPVLVGNEVVAVLEFYSQQSAPRDERFVDAIKNIGVQLGYVVARRASDRQMAKVTLEERERLGRELHDSLGQQISALGMLVESLRHDMADDSSAKQELLEKLKTHIETSQRQIRSLMVGLEVVNVEGGGLPAALERLAVETSKPHGPVCRFVGEHDVTSIDSFAATQLFLIASEAAHNAAKHAQADQIVIRLTNRAGIQLSIADNGVGLASDSEHSSGMGIRIMRHRASLIEAALRFESPSQGGTLVRCTLAGKMG; from the coding sequence ATGGCCAAGCAAACGAACGCGACGCCCGCAGACATGGAGGGGGAGACGAGATCGGGCGGCAGAAAAGAGCAGCCGATTCGAACCGGCCCCGCCGGCAACCGCGGCGTGGCCGTCGTGGGGATCGGCGCATCAGCCGGGGGGCTCGATGCGTTCCGGCGGTTTTTTTCTGCCGCTCCGGGGGATCTGGGCGTGGCGTTTGTGCTGATCCAGCATCTCGACCCCACGCATGAAAGCCTGACCGCAGAACTGTTGGGCAAGCACACCGAAATGAGCGTGGTGCAAGTCGTCGAGGAGATGGTGATCGAGCCGAATCACGTCTACGTGATCCCACCCAACAAGTATCTGACGATCAGCGGCAAGACGCTGCATTTGTCCGAACCGGTCCAGCGTCGCGGTGTCCGGGTGCCGATTGACTTTTTCTTCCGCTCACTGGCCGACGACCAGCAAAGTCGAGCGATCGGCATCATCTTGAGCGGGACCGGCAGCGACGGGACGCTCGGCGCGGGGGAGATCAAGGCGGCCGGCGGCATCGTCATGGTTCAATCGCCGGACACGGCACAATACGACGGCATGCCGCGCAGCGCGATGCTGGCCGGCGTCGTCGATTGCGTGTTACCGGTGGACGAAATGCCGGACATGCTGCTGCGCTATGTGGGGCATTCGTATGTCAACGACCAGACGACGCAAACGCGTTTGGAGCGGTCGGTGACCAAGGCATCGAGCGATTTGACGACGATCGTTGGTCTGTTGCGGGCACGCGTCAAGTACGACTTCAGTTACTACAAGAAAGGAACGCTGACCCGCCGAATCCAACGTCGCATGGGGCTCCGGCACGTCGAGGCAATGGATGAGTACATCGAACGGTTGCGACAGGACGATGCCGAAGTCACGGCGCTTTACAAAGACCTGTTGATCAGTGTGACCAACTTCTTTCGCGATCCGCCGGCCTGGCTGGCTTTGGAAAAACACGTGATCGGACCGTTGGTGGCGGGCTTGGCGCCGGACCCTCATCGGCACGACGAGACACACCGCAACACCATTCGCGTCTGGACGCCGGGCTGTGCCAGTGGCGAAGAGCCGTTTTCGCTGGCCATGCTGCTGACCGAGAGGATGCAAGCCGCGTCGAAGGATGGTGAATTGAATCTGTTTGCTTCGGACATCGACCATGACGCGGTGGCTTTCGCGCGAGCCGGGGTCTATCCGGAAACGATTGCGGCCGATGTCACGCCCGAGCGATTGCAGCGGTTCTTCACCAAGGGCGAGCACACCTATCGGATCAACAAGGAGATCCGCGAAACGGTTGTCTTTGCCGAGCAGAATGTGATCAGCGATCCGCCGTTCTCGAAATTGGACTTGATCAGTTGCCGCAATTTATTGATCTACCTGGAACCGGACATCCAGAAAAAAATCTTGTCGATGTTCCACTTTGCCCTGCGTGACGGCGGGTATCTGTTTCTCGGCAATGCCGAGACGATCACACAGCAATCCGACTTGTTCGTACCGGTGTCGCGGGAATGGCGGATTTACCAGCGGAGCAATTCGGTCGAGCGCGAATACAGCGTGCCCGCCCGTGCCTCCAGATCGCCGCCTCCGGAAATCGCCCTGCCTGCCCGGGGCGTTCAACGACGCGCCCCCCGGTTGCCTGCGGCGGCCCAGCAGTTGGTGTTGCAACGATTTGCGCCCGCCTGTGCGCTGGTCGATCGCTCGCTCAAAGTGGTTTACCTGCACGGCCCCGTCGACGACTACTTGCAGCTTCCCAGCGGAGAGCAGACGTATGACTTGATCGCCATGTCACGCCAGGGATTGCGAACCAAGTTGCGCGTGGCCGTTCAGCAGGCGATCCAGACCAACAAACCGGTGGCGCTTGAGAACGTGCAGGTCCGGCGGGGGCAACAATTCTGTCCCGTCCGAGTCAGTATCGAGCCGCTGCGTCAACCGGACGAACTGTCGGATCTGCTGTTGTTGGCGTTCGAAGAAGCGGACGCGGAACAGCGCGTGCGGCTGGTCTACGTCGAACCGAGCGAAGCGATCCCCCCCGACGAGCCCGACACGGTCGCCGAGTACCAGGCCGTGATCCGTCAACTCGAACGCGATCTGACGGAAACGCGAGAGGATTTGCAAACCTCGATCGAGGAGTTCGAAACCAGCAACGAGGAGTTCAAGGCGGCCAACGAAGAAGTCACGTCGATCAATGAAGAACTGCAGTCGACCAACGAAGAATTGGAGACTTCGCAAGAGGAACTGCAGTCACTCAACGAGGAGATGCAGACGGTCAACAACCAGTTGGAATCCAAGGTCGGCGAATTGGAATCGGTCAACAACGACTTGAACAATTTGCTGTCCAGCATCGATCACGCGACACTGTTTCTTGATCGACAGTTCCGCGTGAAGCGTTTCACGCCGGCGACCGCCAACTTGTTGCGGGTGATCGAAACCGATATCGGCCGGCCGTTTTCCGACTTTGCGAAAAACTTTTCGGATGAGGATCTGCTCGATGACGCGGCGAACGTGCTGAAGCACCTGGCGCCGATGGACAAAGAGATCCGCGACGAGCGGGGCCACTGGTACGTCCGACGGATCGTCCCCTACCGCACCGAAGAGGACCGCATTGATGGCGTTGTGATCACGTTTATCGATATCACCGAGCGGAATCAGGCGCGGGAATCGCTGCAGTTGTTGAACGCGTCCCTGGAACAGCAGGTGATCGAACGAACGAAGTTATTGCAGCTTGTCCATGACATCACGGCGTTCGCCAATCAAACGCAAACCGTCGATGAGGCGTTGTCGTATGCCATCGATCGGATCTGTCAGTACGACGGTTGGCAAGCCGGCCAGGCGTTTCGGATGGCCGGCGATGGCAGCGGCGCGATCCTGCCGACGGAGATCTGGCACCAGGCCGAAGGAATGGACGTTTCGCAAATCCGACGCGTGACCTGTCGCCCGAGCTACGCTCATTCGAGCGACAATCTGATCGACGATGTCGTTGCCGGCGCAGCATTGCGGTGGGTCGCGGACATTCAGACATCGACCGAATATCCACGACACGATCTGCGTGATCTGGGGGTCCAGGCGATCATCGCGTTCCCGGTGCTGGTGGGGAACGAGGTTGTCGCCGTGCTGGAGTTTTATTCACAACAGTCCGCTCCACGCGACGAGAGATTCGTTGACGCGATCAAGAACATCGGCGTTCAGCTCGGCTATGTCGTGGCGCGACGAGCATCCGATCGCCAAATGGCCAAAGTCACGTTGGAGGAACGGGAGCGATTGGGGCGAGAATTGCACGACTCGCTCGGCCAACAAATCTCCGCCTTGGGCATGTTGGTCGAGTCGCTCAGACACGACATGGCGGACGATTCGTCGGCCAAACAAGAATTGCTCGAGAAACTGAAAACGCATATCGAAACATCGCAACGGCAGATTCGTTCGCTGATGGTCGGGCTTGAAGTGGTCAACGTCGAGGGGGGCGGATTGCCGGCGGCTTTAGAGCGTCTGGCCGTCGAAACGTCCAAGCCCCACGGACCGGTTTGCCGTTTCGTCGGCGAGCATGACGTCACCTCGATCGACAGTTTCGCAGCGACCCAGCTGTTCTTGATCGCCAGCGAGGCGGCGCACAACGCGGCGAAACATGCTCAAGCCGACCAGATCGTGATTCGATTGACCAATCGCGCCGGCATCCAGCTCAGTATTGCCGACAACGGGGTCGGCCTTGCCTCCGACAGCGAACATTCCTCCGGCATGGGCATTCGAATCATGCGACACCGCGCCAGCCTGATCGAAGCCGCACTGCGATTCGAATCGCCCTCGCAGGGCGGTACCCTCGTCCGTTGCACGTTGGCCGGGAAGATGGGATAA